From the genome of Cydia splendana unplaced genomic scaffold, ilCydSple1.2 scaffold_69_ctg1, whole genome shotgun sequence:
aagagaaagcagccgcgcgctggcaaccgggcgacattagtacttgggtagcgcgatagatggcgctactagttgatgaattcgcttgattagggctgagttacaagggtgttatctcataatgtggttcaagcgaaggcacggagacctaaatattgcattatcatccgacttacgtatgtatgtaaaatttcagctcaatcggaaaccgggaaatggatcaaatttaatttgcaagatttgattacagacagacaacgggacaggtgaaagtaaataaaagcttgtaaaatagcaACTTACCATTATTAGTTTGCTTTTGAAGCTCACTGCTAAAAGCAGCGCAGTATAGCTGCTCTGCTCTGTGCATATTCGCTAGCAGTTGTTCTACttctgtaaatataaataaaaaacgtcaaatgCGAATTCCAGCACAAATCTACTATAAgtagttattttgttttataagggggcaaagttattattgtttaacctcttgtgctaatattgatacccgagcaagcgaatgattccaaaattgaaccacgagcatagcgagtggttcgaaacatggaatcttgagcgttgcgagggtttcaaagcacgagggttaaacaaaatttgcccccgagggAAACACAaaacttttcaccacaccaaaccCGAACCAAATATTAAAtctatacctatatataaaaattagggatgccacgaatattcggcaactattcggtattcggcctattcgaccactttgccgaatattcggtattcgaccgaatgttgcctactattcggccgaataccgaatacctgttgcacctacctaaaaagaaaaattacacaaaaaaaaaaccaaaaaccgggcaagtgcgagtcggactcgcgcacgaagggttccgtaccataatgcaaaaaaaaaacggaaaaaaatgcaaaaagaaaacggtcacccatccaagtactgaccacgcccgacgttgcttaactttggtcaaaaatcacgtttgctgtatgggagccccacttaaatctttattttattctgtttttagtatttgttgttatagcggcaacagaaatacatcatctgtgaaaatttcaactgtctagctatcacggttcgtgagatacagcctggtgacagacggacggacggacggacggacggacggacggacggacggacagcgaagtcttagtaatagggtcccgttttaccctttgggtacggaaccctaaaaactaggtatataatgtattcttggaaagttagTTAAATACCATGgtacgtttttgagcatttgttgattacagcatattttatttttatcatgggtctgatttgattgactctaactacattaattgattctgttcaacataaaaatatattgttagcaaacgttgtgatttgttggcgaacagttttcataataattgtgactcaaaatgttcgcatttcatgccgaatattcggtattcggccgagaggtggggccgaatattcggtattcggccaaattcactattcggggcatctctaataaaAATGTCCGGGGGAACAAAACACATGGTCCCACCCAATCATGCTCCGTGTAAAGGGTAATTTATAttctaaatttatttattcataaaatagcAACTTaccaagatttgattacagacagacaacgggaccagtgaaagtaaataaaagcttgtaaaatagcaACTTACCATGTATTGGACTCTGCCTTAACACTGCTGCGTAATACAGCATTTCCGCTTGTATAAAGTTTTGCAGAAATTGTTTCAGGAACGGAGtctctgtaaatataaataaaaactgtcaaatgcGAGTTTCAGCACAAATCTACTATAAgtagttattttgttttataagtgggcaaagttattgtttaacctctatttctttgctttattggatcCCTATAAtaattgctgttatttaaaaaaaatgtgagatcttaaagtagtttagatttgacttggccagttttcattacatcagtcattttataaagttattcaacatatatatatatatatatatatattgtaattctgataaaaactggccaagccaaatctaacctactttaagatctcaattttttttttaaataacagcaattgttatagggatccaataaagcaaagaaatagagtttaatacttgtttataatgttattttgttcctataaatacatatttggattttgcatagaacttggcactcatttagatctccattctttttgcggcgaagccCACAACCAAGCATAATTtatgtattgaacttggctctccttttttacatttatgtttttggtgggatatcaatactttttgtaaagaaaactagGCAGGTATTGAGATTTAATGTTTTTCTTGTGTTTCCGCTGCATGGTTTTTACTTCTGTTCTTTGTATAATTATGTGGTGCCGTGCCGCGCGCCGCCGACGACACACCGTTGGCCGGTTGTTTAGcgcgtattacaagttttttgtatggggacaccacttattttttgacttaactttatttttatatttcttttatatagcaaatataataaaacatatattgggatagtttcaaatatctgcttgtaacggttccaacgctacaataaaaaatatttttttaactttttgtatttttaggttttttcctacgcttacacacaattaccgagctggattcaaaatttcatccttctaggtgatctggaagtaggttaggtttaggtactatatgtcagtcacaataaaaaaaaagttttgtatggggacccccctattttttaactttttttatttttagtttttttcctacgctttcacacaataaccgagctggattccaaatttcatccttctaggtcatctggaagtaggttaggtttaggtacttaatatatgccagacacaataaaaaatgttttttttgtatggggaccccccctattccttaactttttttatttttagatttattcctacgcttacacacaataaccgagctggattccaaatttcatccttttaggtcatctggaagtaggttaggtttaggtactataagtcagtcagtcagtcccaAAATTTATgactttttgaccttcatatctttataaccatttgagctagcttcatgaaatttgggcttctagatgtccttatggatataattaaacacacgtagttTTATGTATTTACGTTAAAGAtgttttgagttatagaagggtcaaaagtggcaacaagtggttcgtgtaatattacactcggcgctggctagccagttcctttgcttgaacttggcttgacacgctgccgcgtgtctagatacccgagcaagcgaaagattccgaaattgaaccacgagcatagcgagtggttcgaaacatggaatcttgagcgttgcgagggtttcaaagcacgagggttaaacaaaatttgcccccgaggaaaacacaaaatgtttcacaacacaaacccgaagcaaatattaaatgtaaaatatcaaacaaaatcaaaccaaatccaatccaaatgaatgttattaaatatttatcaaccaaaatcatcatttaaaagtcaattctactagCAAACATAAGAACCACCTGAAAAATGACTTATTCTgaattttaaaactaattagATTAAactagttattttattaataaataaatttgaaatataaattACCCTTCACTCGTACCAACACCGGGTGGGACCATGTGTCCATGGGACCATGTGTCGCGGacatttttgtatatttgtTTTCTCCTGTGGACAATAATAGTTAACATGTTATAGCCATGTAGGAAATAATTCTATCATACTTATCTTGTATCAAGCAaggttggtcaagcagatcttgtcagtagaaaaaggcggcaaatttgaaaaatgtaggcgcgaagggatatagtctcatagaaaatttgaacttcgcgctttttctactgacaatatttgcttgaccatatagagttagaccaagaaaagtctgcagcgattttgatagcccatacagggcaggtgttatttttaaacgtcaaacttctatgaaattatgacgtaaaaaataatacttgcactgcgtgagctatcaaactcgctgcagacttttttttgtCTTACTCTATACATAAGGTGTCTCAGGCGATGCaacttggcacgattgttccgtGCCTActtgagatcgtaccgtgcctaccccccaaaaaggagGGCGCAAGGATCGGAtcaccaggtccaatctatgctatatttcttcctgctcttagcaactagggcaagtaatatatcattttcatataatttagggattccttattctataaagtagcacttcaaagcaggcagtcatacattttttttggaaaaaaaatatgtagcggattgagtgacgacttcgagcaacacggaagggaggcggcattcgcactatttcccctctgccgaggtacaagattagcgcgtcaatctaatctagcgcgggtaataaaactagttgcacttggatttttcactagaccgaatCCAGACGCGCGcatgaacactgctgcacaaaaatgcctgtttgctcggttttttgttataaaaagaggtcggggacatcaaatttacaaaaagaaagtgttacatttcacatgtaatattttttttacatatcatacgtttaattacattcaaacacaattattatattttagtctcatgtaattgttggatttatcgattttgctcgctcagtacaaattgcggatcggtcgagcgacaaatccgacttctcatctctcagaatacaataacatacttcaacgaaaatgtgttagtgtgcgtatttttaatgtttctgacacttagagacctttacacctctaagtcaacttaggctagtaattatgtgaagctatactgtctttttatgtaacatacgagcacaaaattcCGTGTCTTACtgttacatgttattactattttaatattattataggccggaagcttgaacatgtcatgctcgcttaaaagtctttacttacggtggcgtcgttgatcgggtcgccactttcccgaatgaaggttgagggaggcgatggctgagatacgcgtcatactcgtgaacgggtgctgtttgtggagactggtctgtttaagctaacacaagctattatacttagtaactttatttttattaattaattacagtgagacgcctcattctgctctcgtatgtttcttttctcttaatgaatgtattaattatacaggatattgactcttggagaccctatacatctctaaggataacttgataaactatataatcttatagttctgacacctagagacatttacacctctaaatattatagatttttttttttgtgttttgtatctgtattttttatgtaattcgacattaagagaccatatacatctcttagtaattgtaatacgttagattgaattgttagttttattttataaaattgttgatgttattatttttgcttatatgtaaattcaatgatgacgtgtaaaagtgcccttgtggcctatttgctgaataaatgttgatgtttgatgtttgatgtttgtgacacttgtcactcgtccgtacacaaaaagagatcgaggtttgcaagatttgtctttgacgtgtgtcattttctatgtatttgtgtcgtcattacagattggattttgtatgtaagtgtgtgagaagtgcgactgtgtgcacctttccccccgcgaaaaatggcagaaagatttgtacggtgagatatcgcttgggcccctcccttccgatgtgtcggaagccggtgttgctcgaagagtgACGATATCCATagaaatgttattattattattctctttattcaattagggtcttaggttagggttttacaatgtgagtataaaagtaaaatataaaaacacttacaaaacataacaaaaataaacacattataaaaaacctaacctagggtgccgccggcagcggggcagggtccaagctgccggtggtcagggccgcagagtgaggaatcgacgtactatacgcgccgtgtccaaaattaccgccttctgcatctgacccttgatccaaccacccagcgagagtctctctaggtgttggtcgagactcttcgctatgagaccgttcgctgacacgactataggaacaatgatcgtcgagtcaacatcccacatagcggttatctcgtgggctaagtctaggtacttgctggacttgtccttctcggccttcacgagattctcatcatgagggatggtgacgtcgacgagcacggtctggcgctgcgatcgatctatcagcacgatgtcaggcttattggctacaatagtcctgtcagtgatgatagattaatcccaatagagcgtggcacgaccattttcgagaactggcgcaggtgagtacttgtacggcacttcgcggtccacaaggccgtataggagggcaagctgctggtgaataattctggctacgaggttatgtctgtgcaagtactcgccgttagcaagatgagaacaatcggagataatatgcctgagtgactctccgggacggcggcatgcccgacaaatgtcgaccgtaccgtccttcaggatatatctccggtagttattcgtcatgataacttcgtccgcaattgcacaggcaaaaccctcggtttctccgaagaggtccccgaatcgtagccagttcaccgacgcgggtAGGTCTACATCGGGTCccatgagggccttgtagaaccgcccgtgtagctgcttatccttccataccgccttgcggtcctcggtgcttagtactacaggtttgcgccagttctcgttcgccaaggagagcggcgtgaggcccttgtcagctgccaccacatcaccacatcacgatgcatcccacactcgttgttgaggaaataattcctgagattgtacacctcacggttgtggagatttttggcgtttagaaagccgcgacctccacatttcCGTGGGATGTTGGAATATATGTAAGCGCATGAACCCCGTCAAAGCAGTAATAAACTAGCTACAGAGCAGTACGGTTGTTTGCTTTACTACCCCGCGACACACCAACTGGCGACGAGGACGTTCTACCTACATAgtgcataaataaaattagattCATTAACAATGACTAATTTCGTCGGAAACATAGGAGTTTTTGATCATAAAGTGCAAGAATGGGACGTTTTTTACGGAAGGTTATCGCAGTTTATAAAACTTAACAAGATTCCGGTAGACAATAAGAGTGCAGTGTTACTAACTCATTTATCCGATGAGTCATACCGTCTTGTACGGAATCTTGTGCATCCAACCAAACTGGAAGAAAAGTCTTTTGACGAGCTAGTGGCAGTACTCAGTGGGCATTTCACGCCGAAACGATCGACTTTCGCGGATAGGGCCAAGTTTTTTGGAGCAACTAAGTCCGGCTCAGAAAGCAGTCAGGATTGGGCAGCGCGGCTACGAGGCTTAGCCGTCAACTGCGAGTTTGGTACGGAATTGGACACCTTACTACGAGATCGTTTCGTACTAGGCTTCAATATGGGACCGGAACGCGATCGTCTATTCGAGAGTGATTCGAAGACGCTGACGCTGGCTAAAGCATTAGAAATAGCACAGCAGGCGGCGTGCGCGAGGCAAGCGCGCACGGTGGTCGTCAAGGAGGAGCCGGTGTACCGCGCGCATGCGCGCACGGGGCGCCGAGGCGCCGGCACGGGCGCCGGTGGCGGCGCGAGCGGCTGCAAGGATGACGACGGCGACGTCGCCGGGACGCGGTGTTCGGTGTGCGGGATGAAGAACCACGACGCGGCGAAGTGCAGATTTCGAAACTACAAGTGCCAAAATTGCGGTCAGAAAGGGCATCTTAAAAAAGTTTGTGGAAATAACAAGTCGAAAATCCATAGTATTGGTGCTGAGTCGTTAGAAGAAGACGAGAGTGAGAACTGTAAAGAGTGCCAAATGTTTCAAATGAGGTACGTAAACTATGTAAATTATGAGCCTTTTAAAGTGTCGGTCAATGTGTGCGATTTAAACTTATCAATGGAACTAGATACGGGGTCCGGTTGTTCCGTGATATCCGAAGATTTTTATCGTAAAAAGTTTCATAAATATAAGTTAtgtaaaaatgatttaaaaatgtgtttttataCAGGGCACCAGATATCACCATTAGGATATTTTATTGCACGTGTAACCTTTGAAAACAAAACAGAATTGATACGGTTTTATGTCGTGACTGATGGTGGGCCGCCGCTTTTAGGCCGTGATTTTATGGCAAAATTCGATTTATATGTAACATCGAAGCACCATAACATTAATAAACTTATTGATGTCGCAAGCGAAGTGCAAAGTCTTTTAAATCAGTATCCAGACATTTGGGAAGACAAGTTAGGTTGTTTTAACAAATTTGAAGTGGAATTACATTTAAAAGACAATGCAAAACCCAAGTTTTTTAAGCCACGATCAGTACCTTTTGCTTTAAAGGATAGGGTCAGCGCAGAGTTGGATAGGTTAGTCGCCTTAGGTATTTTAATACCTGTAAATTATTCTGAATACGCCACCCCGATAGTGCCAGTATTAAAAGAAAATGGAAAGTTGAAGATTGCAGGTGATTTTTCATGTACTCTCAATAAAGACCTTAAAATTGATAAATGTCCGTTGCCCAGAATCGAAGAAGTTTTTTCAAGATTAGGAGGAGGGTTACAATATACTAAAATCGATTTAAGCAACGCATATAATCAATTTAAATTAACAGGAGCATCTCAAAAATTGACTACAATTAATACTCATCGCGGATTGTTTTCATACACGCGTCTTGTGTATGGTCTGGCAAACGCACCTGCAATTTTTCAAAAGGCCATGGAAACATTACTGTCCGGGCTGGAAGGGGTGAGTGTGTGGCTAGATGATGTTTGCATAACAGGACCCACCAAAGAGATCCATTTAGCGAGGTTACGCGAAGTTTTAAAACGGTTACATGATTCAGGATTACGTTTGCAGAAGGAAAAATGTGCATTTTTCCAAGATCATGTTACCTCAAGTAGGTAACATGATTGATAAGAATTGGTTACGTAATTGATAAGAACGGGTTGAGAACAAGTCCTAATAAAGTAGACGCGATACTTAAGGCTCCCGCGCCAGAAAACGTATTAGGGATTAAAAGGTTTCTTGGCCTAGTTAATTATTATAGGAATTTTATACCGAACGCTTCGGCAGTGTTAAGTCCATTAATTGAACTACTGCGAAACGGCGTAGAATGGAATTGGGGTGCACGCCAGCAAGCCGCGTTCGACAACATTAAGCGGGAGCTCGCTAGCGAGCGCGTACTGGCGCATTTTGACCCGGCGGCGCAAATATCGCTTTCAGTGGATGCTGGTCCTGCCGGTCTTGGCGCGGTCTTGGCTCACGTGGACAGCGAAGGTCGCGAGCGCCCGATCGCGTATGCCTCTCGTACGTTAACGGTAAGTGAACGAAATTATAGCCAAATCCAAAAAGAGGCCACGGCGTTGATATTCGgtataaaacatttccatcaATATTTATATGGCAGGCAAACTCCATTTATATTAAAAACCGACCACAGGCCATTAGTTTCAAtctttggtaaaaaaaatggaatCTCGGTCACGGCCGCATTACGTTTGCAGCGATATGCAGTTTTGTTATCAGCCTATAACTATACAGTTCAGTATGTAAGCGGGAAAAATAATCAGGTGGCAGATTATTTCTCTCGCTCGCCCTTGCAAGCGCAGAACGATACCGAACGGGAGCAAGACGGAAATAGGTTTTTTCTGTTCCTAGATACTGACGTAAGACCGGTTACGTTCGAGCAAATAAGGCAAGCGACGGGCATTGATAAGGTGTTAAGAacagtaattaaatatatgatTCACGGGTGGCCTAGAAAGATTACTTGTAGGtctattttaccttattttcaGTGTAAGACCGATTTAGAGGTAATGGACGAATGTTTATTCCGAGGTCATAGAATAGTAATTCCTGGCGTTTTTCGAGAATCAATGTTGAAGGCATTACATTCATCACATTTTGGGATCGTAAAAACAAAAAACGCAGCTCGCGGTAGGATGTGGTGGCCCGGGATCGACGGTGACATCGAGCGCTGGGTCGGCGCATGCAGTGCGTGCGCCGCTGTGCAGCCCGCGCCCCCGCGCGCCCCGCCCGCACCCTGGCCGCGCCCGCCGGGCCCGTGGCACCGCATACATATTGATTATATGTCTTTTGAGCAAAAGGATTACTTGATCGTAGTTGATGCTTTTTCTAAATGGCTGGAATGTATTTACATGGATAAAGGTACTTCGACTGGTGCCCTCGTATTAAAACTTAAACATCTATTTTCAATATTCGGTTTACCGAAGGCAATAGTGTCGGATAATGATGTAAAGATTTGTTCAGCGgaatttaaactgttttgtAAAGTAAACGGTATAGATTATATAACATCCCCAATTTACCATCCATGTAGTAACGGCCAAGCGGAGAACTCTGTAAAGACTTGTAAAAAAATGCTTAAATGTGTATTGCAAAGTATGACGGGCGCAAGTCATTTCGCCATACAAGAAAAACTTCTGGGTTCTCTGTTTGACTATAGAAATACCATTCATTGTGTCACAGGTCAAACACCGGCTCAATTAATGTTTGGGAGAAATTTACGGTCTAGATTGGACCTTGTGTTACCGCAAAATAAGGTCGCTGGCAATGATACTATAGACAATGCATTAAAAAGGCCGTGTCGGCGTTTTCAGGTAGGAGAAACCGTATGGGCTAGGTGGTTCACGGCTAAAAAAAGTGTTTGGAAGATAGGAAtaattgttaaaattaaagGTAACAGAATGTACGAGGTTATGTTTACAGAATtccaagaaaaatgtgataggcATATAGACCAAATTCGTAAATATACTCCTCCGTTTAGTGATTTAGTTACTGATGTTGAACAGGACGTCCTCCTAGCAAGGGTAGATGATATGGATGAGCCGGTGGGGCGTTCTAAAAGACCCAAAAAGATTGTTAATTATAAGCCtttcttttaattatttataatagttaattTTAAGTGTTACCTTCTATATCTTGTTGTACTATTAATACTTTATTTGTATTGGTTCTAGGTTTCCGAATTAATGGTGGAGGGATGGAATATATGTAAGCGCATGAACCCCGTCAAAGCAGTAATAAACTAGCTACAGAGCAGTACGGTTGTTTGCTTTACTACCCCGCGACACACCAGATGTActtacaatctcataacagacgagcgtgggtgcaacatacggtgtgtggtgagcagctgtcggaccctccgatccagggcatccagctcggtctgagtccaccttagtatgccaaaggagtatgtgagtagaggcattacccaggcgttgaaggcgcgcactttgttgcctcctgacaaaagactgtattattattattattatttgtatgtctttcccatcacggaacaatggtgttccggacctttgggaggcgtgcgcggagccgaagccaacacgtagaggcccttttgacactttaatgaaatgtaaggggtacaccgagcggatgctgcccttgcccgtgtcatgggacgcacgcatcagaggcagcacccgccagggtgtaagggctattgagagttgatggaatctaaaatgaactaggttattgggtgaaagcgatggactaagtactgagctatggggtaaaaaaccggacgcctgcctaataaaacggtatgcaattttatttccggcagacggtgactcgccctcacaagatgggcccctacaaaaagcgacatctaggatggctcaagggcaacaccggtgtgagcggctcaggggtgtcgagaggtgtgcgccgctttctacccagtggctgttaacagccacagtgccaactcgcgtcttatgcatatttcacttccacccctggagcttatagctctaacgactccactctggccggccggctaaggcaagccagaggcagagaatcctgtcccacccaccctccttgcgggtaacagaactccccaggagcactcgggtacgtgaggtcgctaatccccaacagctcgccacaagctgccctgcgttgactgattgcactggtaaaaccagcgggcgatggggtcgtcacatcccattattattattattattatagcccTTTATTTCATGCAATTTAACATAACATTACAATATTTACCATTAATTATATACAGGTAACATGCTAATAGTAActacttatttataaacatttataagtaatatttttaCTCTTACAGCTGTCTATTaggaaatatgtatgtatatagattttttttttttaacaaattggtttttaccattttaattatgattaaaataatgaattaattattatatataaattaattaattgcatGGCGCTATGCgcgcaaaggcctcccccaataTAGAAATGtattatggccaaagtcaaaggTTTAGAGACaattgtgccaagcggcatcgcctgagacaaaagtgcatactcactgcacttactatTACCTAttacgaatacaagttcgaaaaaaattataaactttgaaaggctttatctcggaaactattaaatgtacagagacaattcttgtctcgtactgtagccaatctagtccactttaaaaacgcctTGAGAATGCACTATCAagaactagtcctttagggttataatcgcccaaatctaaaagaaaaccgaaattttcgcgggtttttcgatatttgacaaactTGCGTatggcgctcgaagtcacaaacttgtattattcattggaccaacattataaataagtctgcaaaaaaatcagaactaccggatttgacgcaaaagagccaggttacaatgATTTAGTAGGCAGGTCTCTCACGGCTAGCTGTAGGTATTCAAGAGGCAAGTCGTTAGAGTTCTTGGTCATCATTATAATAATGCCTGTTGAATACTGTGTGAAGGAAATTACCTATATGTACTTTGAAAAGGACAACGGGACTCGGGAGGATATAAGCATGCAGTCCTTGTCGGTGGAacaattattttccatcatTTCGAACAAACCGATGACGAGGGACTTGACGAGGGTGATCGAAATGATTGCCATAGAAGAAAACGCCATCAGTCTGTGGCAGGAGGTGGTGAAAAGCGGTATACCGGTGGCGATTCCGCTGAGATATTGCGTCGagattctaataatttttttatatcgcTACCGAGCCCAATGAGCCCAAACGAACGGGCTAGCGCCAACTTGGCCAAATTGTACGTAAATTTGGCAAATTGTGCGGCTTGAATCGCCGCGTGTGGATCACGTGGCCGCTGCTatggtataatataatatatggtaATACGGTAACTCGGCTAGGTATTTGTTGCCCTCtgatacaaaatttgaatttcaactAAAAAGGATCGAAATTAAGCCCGCCTGGGAACAGCCAAAACATTGATTGAATTAATCGAGGGCGTGTCCACTCGATCTGACAGAATTACTTACcaaatacacggtgtaacatgagtaaaccgaataattttaacctcacatttctgaggtcaaaagaagtaaaaaatgtaatatgagtttaggtcaatttcgccaaaaaaaaattttttttattgtttttttcaattttttgaacatatttgtacataaaaaataaatgttattggtaaacttgtcacttaaaattgatttttacatttttttttcgtagaacctactttttgcaaagtgttacttgtca
Proteins encoded in this window:
- the LOC134805849 gene encoding uncharacterized protein LOC134805849; protein product: MTNFVGNIGVFDHKVQEWDVFYGRLSQFIKLNKIPVDNKSAVLLTHLSDESYRLVRNLVHPTKLEEKSFDELVAVLSGHFTPKRSTFADRAKFFGATKSGSESSQDWAARLRGLAVNCEFGTELDTLLRDRFVLGFNMGPERDRLFESDSKTLTLAKALEIAQQAACARQARTVVVKEEPVYRAHARTGRRGAGTGAGGGASGCKDDDGDVAGTRCSVCGMKNHDAAKCRFRNYKCQNCGQKGHLKKVCGNNKSKIHSIGAESLEEDESENCKECQMFQMRFPN